One genomic window of Solanum stenotomum isolate F172 chromosome 9, ASM1918654v1, whole genome shotgun sequence includes the following:
- the LOC125876313 gene encoding pentatricopeptide repeat-containing protein At5g59600-like, whose translation MNLYLLSPINPSVSGFGLLLQKCLKEKLLQPCKQIHALMLTSHTDMTALSLNSKLIGAYASCGDLGSAELVFQRTTNLNIFAFNWMISALAFHGYPEKSIEYFALLQQSRTIPNKYTFAVVLKVCVGLMDLNKGKEVQSMIYRMGFESELSVANALIDMYGKCGNTEYARLVFKVMVERDIVSWTSMIYSYANVGKIEESFILFEKMRLEGIKPNDFTWNVMIAGYARRGDCDTAFMLLSKMSEEGLTPDLVTWNAMVSGYVQSHRSTEALALLQDMLDAGVKPNEVTLTGLLPVCGLIDSAYTGKEIHGLAYRLELFANVFVASALIDMYSRCGSVEDAWNVFSSVPFKNVASWNAMIGCYGKHGRVENAIKLFEKMQYEGVLPNEVTLTSLLSACSHGGLVEKGLKIFWSMEESYGIRARKEHYACVIDLLCRVGRLEEAYYIVKDMAIEVTDSIIGAFFSGCKVYARRDLAEKMAKDILQMDLKKPEGLVALSNIYAAEGAWENVENVRNMMKHKGFNKMPGSSWL comes from the coding sequence ATGAATTTGTACCTCTTATCCCCAATTAACCCGTCTGTAAGCGGTTTTGGCTTGTTACTACAAAAATGCTTGAAAGAGAAGTTGCTGCAACCGTGCAAGCAAATTCATGCATTAATGTTAACATCACACACTGACATGACTGCTTTGTCGTTGAATTCAAAGCTCATTGGTGCCTATGCAAGTTGTGGGGATCTAGGTTCTGCTGAGCTTGTGTTCCAAAGAACAACAAACCTGAATATTTTTGCGTTCAATTGGATGATTTCAGCTTTAGCATTCCATGGCTACCCTGAGAAATCCATTGAATACTTCGCTCTTCTTCAACAATCAAGAACTATTCCAAACAAGTACACATTTGCTGTTGTGTTAAAAGTGTGTGTTGGTCTAATGGATCTGAACAAAGGAAAGGAAGTGCAAAGTATGATATATAGAATGGGATTTGAGTCAGAGCTATCGGTTGCCAATGCCTTGATTGATATGTATGGTAAATGTGGCAATACAGAATATGCTCGTTTAGTTTTTAAGGTAATGGTCGAGAGAGATATTGTATCCTGGACATCAATGATATATTCATATGCTAACGTGGGgaaaattgaagaatcctttattttgtttgaaaaaatgagGTTAGAAGGCATAAAGCCTAATGATTTTACATGGAATGTAATGATCGCTGGATATGCTAGGAGAGGAGACTGTGACACAGCTTTTATGTTACTCTCTAAAATGAGTGAAGAGGGGTTGACTCCAGATTTGGTTACCTGGAATGCAATGGTCTCAGGGTATGTTCAGAGCCACAGATCAACTGAAGCTCTAGCATTATTGCAGGATATGTTGGATGCTGGAGTGAAGCCTAATGAAGTCACGCTCACTGGGCTTCTTCCCGTCTGTGGGTTGATTGACTCCGCGTATACAGGGAAAGAAATTCATGGCTTAGCATATAGATTAGAGCTTTTTGCTAATGTCTTTGTTGCTAGTGCTCTCATTGACATGTACAGTAGATGTGGGAGTGTAGAAGATGCTTGGAATGTTTTCAGTTCTGTTCCTTTCAAGAATGTTGCATCATGGAATGCTATGATAGGTTGTTATGGGAAGCATGGCAGAGTAGAAAATGCAATCAAACTTTTTGAGAAGATGCAGTATGAAGGAGTGCTGCCAAATGAAGTAACCTTAACTTCTCTTCTTTCTGCATGTAGTCATGGTGGTTTAGTTGAGAAGGGTTTGAAGATCTTTTGGTCCATGGAGGAGTCTTATGGCATTAGAGCAAGGAAAGAGCATTATGCTTGTGTTATTGATCTTTTGTGTCGTGTCGGGAGGCTGGAGGAGGCTTACTATATAGTCAAAGATATGGCAATAGAAGTTACAGATTCAATTATTGGTGCTTTCTTCAGTGGCTGTAAGGTCTATGCAAGGAGAGATCTTGCTGAAAAGATGGCTAAGGATATATTGCAGATGGATCTGAAGAAGCCTGAAGGTCTTGTAGCCCTTTCAAACATTTATGCTGCTGAGGGAGCATGGGAGAATGTTGAGAATGTGAGGAACATGATGAAGCACAAGGGATTCAATAAGATGCCTGGTTCCAGTTGGTTGTAG
- the LOC125877030 gene encoding uncharacterized protein LOC125877030, whose protein sequence is MMGIRKFCRQVHTLSREFGPSETLKRKVAELKVKKKRKDPRKNQLFVQVPDSRSFLDTATMPMILTVVGTALFAKLLMMYDDSKSQDMIERKIKNAPAGQGTVRMLTREEWESVQEVRPRTPFESKLARPNAKLRTGEPLKMEDVKDWTIDVITDALTRAEECAKRGSN, encoded by the exons ATGATGGGTATTCGCAAATTTTGTAGACAAGTTCACACATTGTCTCGTGAATTTGGCCCTAGCGAGACGTTGAAGAGGAAGGTTGCTGAATTGAAGGTGAAGAAGAAACGGAAGGATCCTCGGAAGAATCAGTTATTTGTTCAGGTTCCTGATTCAAGATCATTCCTTGATACTGCTACTATGCCCATGATACTCACTGTTGTTGGGACCGCACTTTTCGCAAAGCTCCTTATGATG TATGATGACTCAAAGTCGCAAGATATGATTGAGCGAAAAATAAAGAATGCGCCTGCTGGTCAAGGAACAGTTAGGATGCTTACCCGCGAGGAATGGGAATCAGTTCAGGAAGTGCGACCAAGAACTCCATTTGAATCTAAACTAGCCCGTCCAAATGCAAAGCTTAGGACAGGGGAGCCTTTGAAGATG GAAGATGTCAAGGATTGGACAATAGATGTTATAACTGACGCACTTACACGAGCTGAAGAATGTGCTAAACGAGGATCAAACTAA
- the LOC125877278 gene encoding replication protein A 70 kDa DNA-binding subunit B-like, with the protein MDKLKKPIKLTLWEDFIDHEGVKLFNQLHDYPIILARRIGKSSSGMSNRFVGLTSKFNTTIEINPPYPQAAELRTWIKTIETKLVAYKMKSTTPIGSIMLIPFEDEVISVANIQAQPPGQVFNVEAELSLASKDQRFSVLACSNCKQLITRYNVRREIYCTSCHQSTHLIPRYICSSSKLIITN; encoded by the exons ATGGACAAGct GAAAAAACCAATAAAACTGACACTTTGGGAGGATTTCATTGATCATGAGGGAGTTAAACTTTTCAACCAACTTCATGATTACCCGATCATTCTTGCTAGGAGAATTGGGAAATCATCTTCAG GAATGTCAAATAGATTTGTTGGTTTGACAAGCAAATTCAATACAACAATTGAAATCAATCCTCCATATCCACAGGCTGCCGAATTAAGGACGTG GATCAAAACAATTGAAACAAAGCTTGTTGCTTATAAGATGAAAAGTACAACTCCAATAGGCTCTATTATGTTGATTCCATTTGAGGATGAGGTTATATCTGTGGCTAACATCCAAGCACAACCTCCG GGACAAGTATTTAATGTTGAGGCTGAATTGTCCCTTGCAAGTAAGGATCAACGCTTTAGTGTGTTGGCATGCTCAAATTGTAAGCAATTGATCACGAGATATAACGTCCGAAGGGAAATCTACTGCACAAGTTGTCACCAATCCACACACCTTATTCCTAGGTATATTTGCTCttcttcaaaattaataataactaattaa